The Amycolatopsis viridis genome window below encodes:
- a CDS encoding helix-turn-helix domain-containing protein produces the protein MSAGTRPAAAATAHQWTGREARLLRHALRLSVRGFAAYLGVAARTVAKWESGGTSTVPRPDTQAILDTALARADDGARTRFEVLVTGARESGPARGPAPGHDYEAWTDDLDRTVACLGRQEFRLASTLLGRWLGRFQPDSSDAQGLYLYGRSLRLLGEVRQDQGALRGPLSAEPVYRQALRVFTELKSPRRVAQLELQLVVIAEMSGQLASAAARYTSLTTDDRLSAHDRTRARLWVGTALSKRGLHETATRHIVPAIRAFERLEEPADWSIAHQKLALAHRGAGDLTAAGRAIEVALSHRVDDTPLQQVRLDTAHAHILLSDSATAGSGLATLDRTARLSARYGLMHQVRSIEGIRRGSECR, from the coding sequence GTGAGCGCCGGGACCAGACCTGCGGCAGCCGCTACCGCCCACCAGTGGACGGGACGGGAGGCGCGGTTGCTGCGGCACGCCCTGCGCCTGTCGGTGCGCGGCTTCGCCGCCTACCTCGGTGTCGCCGCGCGCACCGTCGCGAAGTGGGAAAGCGGTGGCACCTCGACGGTCCCGCGCCCGGACACCCAGGCGATCCTGGACACCGCACTGGCCAGGGCGGACGACGGCGCACGGACCCGGTTCGAGGTGCTGGTGACCGGGGCGCGCGAGTCCGGCCCCGCGCGCGGTCCGGCACCCGGCCACGACTACGAGGCCTGGACCGACGACCTGGACCGCACCGTCGCCTGCCTGGGACGCCAGGAGTTCCGCCTCGCGAGCACTCTGCTGGGCCGCTGGCTGGGCCGCTTCCAGCCGGACAGCTCCGATGCGCAGGGTCTGTACCTCTACGGCCGGTCGCTGCGGCTGCTCGGGGAGGTGCGGCAGGACCAGGGTGCACTGCGCGGGCCGTTGTCCGCCGAACCCGTCTACCGCCAGGCACTGCGGGTGTTCACCGAATTGAAGTCCCCGCGCCGGGTGGCCCAGCTGGAACTGCAACTCGTCGTCATCGCCGAGATGTCCGGGCAGCTGGCGTCGGCGGCGGCGCGCTACACGAGCCTGACCACCGACGATCGGCTCAGCGCGCACGACCGCACCCGCGCGCGGCTGTGGGTGGGCACCGCGCTGAGCAAGCGCGGCCTGCACGAGACCGCGACGCGCCACATCGTGCCGGCCATCCGCGCGTTCGAGCGGCTCGAGGAGCCCGCGGACTGGTCGATCGCGCACCAGAAACTGGCGCTGGCCCACCGCGGGGCGGGCGATCTGACGGCGGCGGGGCGGGCGATCGAGGTAGCGCTGTCGCACCGCGTCGACGACACCCCGCTGCAGCAGGTGCGGCTGGACACCGCGCACGCGCACATCCTGCTGTCCGACAGCGCGACCGCCGGTTCCGGGCTCGCCACGCTGGACCGGACCGCCCGCCTGTCCGCCCGCTACGGGCTCATGCACCAGGTGCGCAGCATCGAGGGCATCCGCCGCGGTTCCGAGTGCCGGTAG
- a CDS encoding YdcF family protein codes for MRKVLLDRVWADAELVWEFHRLRHRPKPCSAAVALGCHDLGVAAYAAELYHRGLFPVVVFTGGNSRETAHAFPRGESVHYRERALELGVPGEAILVEPHAANTGENIALSRAVLAAAGVEVTSLMLVSMPYMERRAFATTRKVWPEVEPVCASAPVSLTEYALRTRHGTELIDMIVGDFQRLIEYPRKGFAIPQKIPPFVYSAYRRLVDAGFRSRML; via the coding sequence ATGCGGAAGGTGCTGCTCGACCGGGTGTGGGCCGACGCCGAGCTGGTGTGGGAGTTCCACCGGCTGCGGCACCGCCCGAAGCCGTGCTCGGCGGCCGTCGCGCTGGGCTGCCACGACCTCGGCGTCGCCGCGTACGCGGCCGAGCTCTACCACCGGGGCCTGTTCCCGGTGGTGGTGTTCACCGGCGGCAACAGCCGGGAAACGGCGCACGCCTTCCCGCGCGGCGAGAGCGTGCACTACCGGGAGCGCGCGCTCGAACTAGGTGTGCCCGGTGAGGCGATCCTCGTCGAGCCGCACGCAGCCAACACGGGTGAGAACATCGCGCTGTCCCGGGCGGTCCTCGCCGCAGCGGGGGTCGAGGTGACCTCGCTAATGCTGGTCTCGATGCCCTACATGGAGCGCCGCGCGTTCGCCACGACGCGCAAGGTGTGGCCGGAGGTGGAGCCGGTGTGCGCCTCGGCGCCGGTGTCGCTCACCGAGTACGCGCTGCGGACCCGGCACGGCACCGAGCTGATCGACATGATCGTGGGCGATTTCCAGCGCCTCATCGAATATCCGCGAAAGGGTTTCGCAATTCCGCAGAAAATTCCCCCGTTCGTGTATTCCGCGTATCGGCGACTGGTGGATGCCGGATTCCGCAGCCGGATGCTGTGA
- a CDS encoding TetR/AcrR family transcriptional regulator, which translates to MTGISTPARNTFREQQWREAHDRYLECAREVFARLGYHAATVADIVATANGSRATFYAHFRDKADIAAALFERILPDTAALYRMPAHFPELTRARVRTWLDEHVLAFWSRYAVEIDVLTQAVADDPRVAARHYQWGVDAARELAPYLTQWTGEHEQAGLTRALLLVLQLEQACYHWLIRGVGHDRALVLDVLADVWWRELTYLRTGP; encoded by the coding sequence ATGACCGGCATCTCCACGCCTGCCCGGAACACGTTCCGCGAGCAGCAGTGGCGGGAAGCGCACGACCGTTACCTCGAGTGCGCGCGGGAGGTGTTCGCCCGTCTCGGGTACCACGCCGCCACGGTCGCCGACATCGTCGCCACGGCCAACGGCAGCCGGGCCACCTTCTACGCGCACTTCCGCGACAAGGCCGACATCGCGGCCGCGCTGTTCGAGCGGATCCTGCCGGACACCGCGGCGCTGTACCGGATGCCGGCGCACTTCCCGGAGCTGACCCGGGCGCGGGTGCGCACCTGGCTGGACGAGCACGTGCTGGCGTTCTGGTCGCGGTACGCCGTGGAGATCGACGTCCTGACCCAGGCCGTCGCCGACGATCCGCGGGTCGCCGCCCGGCACTACCAGTGGGGTGTGGACGCTGCCCGCGAACTGGCGCCGTACCTGACACAGTGGACCGGCGAGCACGAGCAGGCTGGGCTGACCCGGGCGTTGTTGCTGGTGCTGCAACTGGAACAGGCGTGCTACCACTGGCTGATCCGGGGCGTCGGGCACGACCGGGCGCTGGTGCTGGACGTGCTCGCCGACGTGTGGTGGCGCGAGCTGACCTACCTGCGCACCGGCCCGTGA
- a CDS encoding YibE/F family protein, with product MQHDDEPDPTAVTGPIRRVPGPPAADPAPRRARPARRSSDSDPTGRRAGSPDRPRRPAEARPAEPRTAGPRTAGHTTGTPAARATGAGTAPARARRSTTADSRPRRHRPATPPSTGHGHGHGHGHSPAPPASRRVKLLLTWLLAPVAVATVAGMLLLYPWGQAKPTSAISQGTPVHGTITTAASGPCLAAGQVQVGDQPGPDAKPCLTARVALTDGPASGRTVELTAPIEPSTPRFGAGDHVVLAYNGGDAADPASYQLVDFQRGFPLAVLAALFAVAVVVLGRWQGLAALGALALSFVVLVAFVLPAILAGQNPLLVAIVGAGLIMFIALYLTHGLSARTSVAVLGTLTSLALIGVLSAVFSAAASLTGLDDSTSTLIASLGHGVDARGLLLAGVVIGALGVLDDVTVTQTSAVWELRRANPSLNWRELYSAGLRIGRDHVGSAVNTLVMAYAGAALPVMLYSSISGVGLGAILGSQDVAQEIVRTLAGSVGIVAAVPVTTVLAALIAAREPSSHISHSSDQ from the coding sequence GTGCAGCACGACGACGAGCCCGACCCCACAGCGGTGACCGGCCCGATCCGCCGCGTGCCCGGGCCGCCTGCTGCCGATCCGGCGCCGCGGCGGGCGCGGCCGGCCCGTCGTAGCAGCGACAGCGACCCCACCGGGCGCCGGGCCGGGTCGCCGGACCGCCCCCGCCGCCCCGCCGAGGCACGCCCCGCCGAGCCACGGACCGCGGGGCCACGGACCGCGGGGCACACCACCGGCACACCCGCGGCTCGCGCCACCGGCGCCGGGACGGCACCCGCCCGCGCCCGCCGGTCGACCACCGCGGACTCCCGCCCGCGGCGCCACCGGCCCGCCACGCCACCCTCCACCGGGCACGGTCACGGGCACGGGCATGGGCACTCCCCCGCCCCACCGGCGTCCCGCCGGGTCAAACTGCTGCTGACCTGGCTGCTGGCGCCGGTCGCGGTCGCCACCGTCGCCGGGATGCTGCTGCTCTACCCCTGGGGCCAGGCGAAACCCACCTCGGCGATCTCCCAGGGCACCCCGGTGCACGGCACGATCACCACCGCCGCCTCGGGGCCCTGCCTCGCTGCCGGACAGGTGCAGGTCGGGGACCAGCCCGGCCCCGATGCCAAGCCGTGCCTGACGGCGCGGGTCGCGCTCACCGACGGGCCGGCGAGCGGGCGCACCGTCGAGCTGACGGCCCCGATCGAACCCAGCACCCCTCGGTTCGGCGCCGGTGACCACGTCGTGCTGGCCTACAACGGCGGTGACGCCGCCGACCCGGCGTCCTACCAGCTGGTCGACTTCCAGCGCGGCTTCCCGCTCGCCGTGCTCGCCGCGCTGTTCGCGGTGGCGGTGGTCGTGCTCGGCCGGTGGCAGGGCCTCGCCGCGCTCGGCGCGCTGGCGCTGAGTTTCGTGGTGCTGGTGGCGTTCGTGCTGCCGGCGATCCTGGCCGGGCAGAACCCGCTGCTCGTCGCGATCGTGGGCGCCGGGCTGATCATGTTCATCGCGCTGTACCTCACGCACGGCCTGTCGGCACGCACCTCGGTCGCCGTGCTGGGCACGCTCACCAGCCTGGCGCTGATCGGCGTGCTGTCGGCGGTCTTCTCCGCCGCCGCTTCGCTGACCGGCCTGGACGACAGCACCTCGACGCTCATCGCGTCGCTCGGGCACGGCGTGGACGCCCGCGGACTGCTGCTGGCCGGGGTCGTCATCGGCGCGCTCGGCGTGCTCGACGACGTCACCGTCACCCAGACCAGCGCGGTGTGGGAGCTGCGCCGCGCCAACCCGTCGCTGAACTGGCGGGAGCTGTACTCGGCCGGGCTGCGGATCGGCCGCGACCACGTGGGCTCGGCGGTGAACACCCTGGTCATGGCGTACGCCGGTGCGGCGCTGCCGGTGATGCTGTACTCGTCGATCTCCGGTGTCGGCCTGGGCGCGATCCTCGGCTCGCAGGATGTGGCACAGGAGATCGTGCGCACGCTGGCCGG
- a CDS encoding SsgA family sporulation/cell division regulator, with translation MHAETVEEHQFVSLDGYDVPVFSRWSYTTADPYAVTLSFRADRGRWVEWCFARELLVAGLGRPTGEGDVRIRPDLAGGADQLLIELESPDGYAVVELGRAGVARFVASTHALVPLGAEGAFVDVDAFIAEVTKV, from the coding sequence GTGCACGCCGAAACGGTCGAGGAGCACCAGTTCGTCAGCCTGGACGGCTACGACGTCCCGGTCTTCTCGCGGTGGAGCTACACCACCGCCGATCCCTACGCGGTCACCTTGTCCTTCCGCGCCGACCGTGGCCGGTGGGTCGAGTGGTGCTTCGCCCGCGAACTCCTCGTCGCCGGGCTGGGCCGGCCCACGGGCGAGGGTGACGTGCGGATCCGGCCGGACCTGGCCGGCGGCGCCGACCAGCTGCTGATCGAGCTGGAGTCGCCGGACGGGTACGCCGTCGTCGAACTCGGCCGTGCGGGCGTGGCCCGGTTCGTCGCCTCCACGCACGCGCTCGTGCCGCTCGGCGCCGAGGGCGCCTTCGTCGACGTGGACGCGTTCATCGCGGAGGTCACCAAGGTCTGA
- the mmuM gene encoding homocysteine S-methyltransferase produces MTVVLDGGLATELEARGHDLSDALWSARLLADDPDAIVAAHRAFFRAGAQVATTASYQASVAGFAEAGIARQEAVRLLQLSVELAREARVRGDELIAASIGPYGATLADGSEYRGRYGLRIGELVAFHRPRAEILAAAGPDLLACETVPDVDEAEAMLLAIEGLGVPAWLSYTITGESTRAGQPLTEAFAVARGNDQIVAVGVNCCDPRDVAAAAGIARAASGKPVIAYPNSGERWNGRRWTGTSRFAPEMVHDWLAAGAGYVGGCCRVGPEDIAALAAAVSGPGTESRPG; encoded by the coding sequence GTGACCGTCGTCCTCGATGGTGGCCTGGCCACCGAGCTGGAGGCGCGCGGGCACGACCTCTCCGACGCGTTGTGGTCGGCGCGGCTGCTGGCCGACGACCCGGACGCGATCGTCGCCGCGCACCGCGCGTTCTTCCGCGCCGGCGCCCAGGTCGCGACCACGGCCAGCTACCAGGCCAGTGTCGCCGGGTTCGCCGAGGCCGGCATCGCCCGCCAGGAGGCGGTCCGGTTGCTGCAGTTGAGTGTCGAACTCGCCCGGGAGGCGCGGGTGCGCGGTGACGAGCTGATCGCCGCGTCGATCGGGCCGTACGGCGCGACGCTCGCCGACGGCTCGGAATACCGCGGCCGCTACGGGCTTCGGATCGGCGAGCTGGTCGCGTTCCACCGGCCGCGTGCGGAGATCCTGGCCGCGGCCGGACCGGATCTGCTGGCCTGCGAGACGGTGCCCGATGTGGACGAAGCCGAGGCGATGCTGCTCGCCATCGAGGGGCTCGGCGTGCCCGCGTGGCTGTCCTACACGATCACCGGCGAGAGCACCCGCGCCGGCCAGCCGCTGACCGAGGCGTTCGCCGTGGCGCGGGGCAACGACCAGATCGTGGCGGTCGGCGTGAACTGCTGCGATCCCCGGGACGTCGCGGCGGCCGCCGGGATCGCGCGTGCGGCGAGCGGGAAACCGGTGATCGCCTACCCGAACAGCGGCGAGCGCTGGAACGGTCGGCGCTGGACCGGTACCTCCCGGTTCGCACCGGAGATGGTGCACGACTGGCTCGCCGCCGGCGCCGGCTACGTCGGAGGGTGCTGCCGGGTGGGACCGGAGGACATCGCGGCTCTGGCCGCGGCCGTCAGCGGGCCAGGAACGGAATCGCGACCAGGGTGA
- a CDS encoding cytochrome P450, translating to MRRVELALTLAPLSFLDRHADDPAGMLEVRGGPAPKLLVWHHEALTGLFRQDAGLRHPGSRSLNPLLGPKSLLWADGSRHATYRKVLGAPLRGSRLAASRGLIAATIDAAIEELPAGTVFGLPAWTRRLALDIVGRMILGAVDPVLLREVTAWLDRALGSRHRTLAYRFLRGGLPRSGPDLDARLVAAARSAPDGLLAPLLRANGPLGPVPDDELRDQVVSLLFAGHETTASATAWTLYWLTRRPDLHDAVVSELASTTSDGSDPADVPVLQAVISEVLRLHPPVEVAGNRALPEPVDLLGRTLPAGTVITPGIYLSHHRAEYFPDPHTFDPSRFLGRRSTPEGYLPFGGGTRFCLGSRLGQLEIRMIVAALLRRRVLRCVNPGAGVPELRGHAMAPSSRLRLEVVACRD from the coding sequence ATGCGCCGCGTCGAACTCGCGCTCACCCTGGCTCCACTGTCCTTCCTGGACAGACACGCCGACGACCCGGCCGGGATGCTGGAGGTGCGTGGCGGTCCCGCGCCGAAGCTGCTGGTGTGGCACCACGAAGCGCTCACCGGACTGTTCCGGCAGGACGCGGGGCTGCGGCACCCGGGCAGCCGCTCGCTGAACCCGTTGCTGGGACCGAAATCGCTGTTGTGGGCCGACGGCTCCCGCCACGCGACGTACCGAAAGGTGCTCGGGGCGCCGCTGCGGGGCAGCCGTCTCGCCGCCAGCCGCGGGCTGATCGCCGCCACCATCGACGCGGCGATCGAGGAGTTACCGGCGGGCACCGTGTTCGGGCTCCCGGCCTGGACACGCCGGCTGGCCCTGGACATCGTCGGGCGGATGATCCTGGGTGCGGTGGATCCGGTGCTGCTGCGGGAGGTCACGGCCTGGCTCGACCGGGCACTCGGCTCGCGTCACCGCACGCTGGCGTACCGGTTCCTGCGCGGCGGGCTGCCCCGCTCGGGCCCGGACCTGGACGCACGGCTGGTGGCCGCCGCGCGGTCCGCCCCGGACGGCCTGCTGGCGCCGCTGTTGCGCGCGAACGGCCCGCTCGGGCCGGTGCCCGACGACGAGTTGCGTGACCAGGTGGTGTCGCTGCTGTTCGCCGGGCACGAGACCACCGCATCGGCCACCGCGTGGACGCTGTACTGGCTCACCCGCAGACCGGATCTGCACGACGCCGTGGTGTCCGAACTCGCCTCGACCACCAGCGACGGTTCCGACCCGGCGGACGTGCCGGTGCTGCAGGCGGTGATCTCCGAGGTGCTGCGGCTGCACCCGCCGGTCGAGGTGGCCGGGAACCGGGCGCTGCCCGAACCGGTGGACCTGCTGGGCCGGACACTGCCGGCCGGCACGGTGATCACGCCCGGAATCTATCTCTCCCACCACCGGGCCGAGTACTTCCCGGACCCGCACACCTTCGACCCGTCACGGTTCCTCGGCCGCCGCAGCACCCCGGAGGGATATCTGCCGTTCGGTGGGGGCACGCGGTTCTGCCTCGGCAGCCGCCTCGGGCAGCTGGAGATCCGGATGATCGTCGCCGCTCTGCTGCGGCGCCGGGTACTGCGGTGCGTCAACCCCGGCGCCGGTGTGCCGGAGTTGCGGGGACACGCGATGGCACCGTCGTCGCGGCTGCGCCTGGAAGTGGTGGCATGCCGCGATTGA
- a CDS encoding UbiA family prenyltransferase, with protein sequence MPRLRGWREVLAVHRLHFPLPVSYLAYTCWGAAFAGPRHLLDGPVLVTVAATLLALLAALAMNTAADMPTDELDADKAGLAGAARKVGRGRIMAWVAAEAGAALALAAVVAVWLARWAVVLVIAAVVVAHVLYNVEPVRLKRRGFAGPAVFGAGFLAVPGLASYLAVRPELEGSMVPVLAGLCVLGFGRTAWFSVPDHAVDARTGVGTPGARHGPRRTLVVSCLITAAGLALLGSGLWWRYGPGWAAFGVLGEGSFLAGMGALRGPHGSWSRMRMAAAPAALAGDLTLVAIPFLAR encoded by the coding sequence ATGCCGCGATTGAGGGGGTGGCGCGAGGTGCTGGCCGTGCACCGCCTGCACTTCCCCCTGCCGGTGAGCTACCTGGCCTACACGTGCTGGGGTGCGGCGTTCGCGGGTCCGCGGCACCTGCTCGACGGGCCGGTTCTGGTGACCGTGGCCGCGACGTTGCTGGCACTGCTGGCCGCGCTGGCGATGAACACCGCAGCCGACATGCCGACCGACGAGCTGGATGCGGACAAGGCCGGGCTGGCCGGCGCGGCGCGGAAGGTCGGGCGTGGCCGGATCATGGCCTGGGTGGCGGCCGAGGCGGGGGCGGCGCTGGCCCTGGCAGCGGTGGTCGCGGTGTGGCTGGCGCGGTGGGCGGTGGTGCTGGTGATCGCCGCGGTGGTGGTCGCGCACGTGCTCTACAACGTGGAACCGGTGCGGTTGAAGCGGCGCGGGTTCGCCGGCCCCGCGGTGTTCGGGGCCGGGTTCCTCGCGGTGCCGGGGCTGGCGTCGTACCTCGCGGTGCGGCCGGAACTGGAGGGGTCGATGGTGCCGGTGCTGGCCGGGCTGTGCGTGCTCGGGTTCGGCCGCACGGCGTGGTTCTCGGTGCCCGACCACGCCGTCGACGCCCGGACCGGGGTCGGCACGCCGGGCGCGCGGCACGGTCCACGGCGGACGCTGGTCGTCTCGTGCTTGATCACCGCGGCCGGGCTCGCGCTGCTCGGATCCGGGTTGTGGTGGCGGTACGGGCCGGGCTGGGCCGCCTTCGGGGTACTCGGGGAGGGGTCGTTCCTCGCCGGGATGGGCGCGCTGCGCGGTCCGCACGGGTCGTGGTCACGCATGCGGATGGCGGCGGCACCGGCCGCACTGGCCGGTGATCTCACCCTGGTCGCGATTCCGTTCCTGGCCCGCTGA
- a CDS encoding transglycosylase domain-containing protein, which produces MRLSRGVPRLLGYCALAGLLVAGVVAPVALGAGVLSNQVADSVNGISAALVNSEQPLVTTVADRDGNPIATLYDQYRLPVTANQISPAMKAAIISIEDRRFYDEGGVDVKGMVRAALHDSSGGSTQGGSTITQQYVKNYLINVVDRNNRADQLADQADTIARKLREAKIAVQLGQTVSKDDILSGYLNVVEFTGNVYGVGAAAHAYFGTTPDKLTVPQAALLAGMVNNPSLYNPYTHPEQATQRRNVVIDAMVSTRTLTPADGAAAKAAPLGVLPDGPDVPSSTCLGSTPDAGFLCQYAESYLIQSGFTADQLETGGYLIRTTMDPLVSRAVKQAVEANVPTTQDGVANTFAVVRPGQNSHEVLAMVANRNYGTDPAKGETSTNIVAAPSNVFGAGSSFKIFTSAAALETGKAGLETLLPNQAGECFTQPGANQYTPQYCVENDGVNYPNPISLRDGLATSPNVAFVNLEQRVGMPAVLDMARRLGLRTSLNTNDAGAKPDPSSPNPQYSEPQSQYFQNKLSFTLGNSPVSPLEMANVSATLMSGGTWCQPDPILSVTDRNGHDVAVKQPPCEQVVPPGLANTLLNGLSQDTISGTSAAAAAAAGWHHADFGKTGTTQQSESVAFIGGVDDYAVSSMVFADGPHPAEICPGTPVHLGSCGRGAFGGTVAAPPYFAAMSQVLGGRPDTAIPAADPTYLRARS; this is translated from the coding sequence GTGCGTCTGTCTCGTGGTGTGCCCCGGCTCCTCGGCTACTGCGCGCTCGCCGGGCTCCTCGTCGCCGGGGTGGTGGCTCCGGTCGCGCTCGGCGCCGGGGTGCTGTCCAACCAGGTCGCCGACTCCGTGAACGGGATCTCGGCAGCGCTGGTGAACAGCGAGCAGCCCTTGGTGACGACGGTGGCCGACCGGGACGGCAACCCGATCGCGACGCTGTACGACCAGTACCGCCTCCCGGTGACCGCGAACCAGATCTCCCCCGCGATGAAGGCGGCGATCATCTCGATCGAGGACCGCCGGTTCTACGACGAGGGCGGCGTGGACGTGAAGGGCATGGTCCGCGCCGCGCTGCACGACTCCTCCGGCGGCAGCACCCAGGGCGGGTCGACGATCACCCAGCAGTACGTCAAGAACTACCTCATCAACGTCGTGGACCGGAACAACCGGGCCGACCAGCTCGCCGACCAGGCCGACACGATCGCGCGCAAGCTGCGTGAGGCGAAGATCGCCGTCCAGCTCGGACAGACGGTGTCCAAGGACGACATCCTCAGCGGCTACCTGAACGTGGTGGAGTTCACCGGCAACGTCTACGGCGTCGGCGCCGCCGCGCACGCCTACTTCGGCACCACGCCGGACAAGCTGACCGTGCCGCAGGCCGCGCTGCTCGCCGGCATGGTGAACAACCCCAGCCTGTACAACCCCTACACGCATCCGGAGCAGGCCACGCAGCGCCGCAACGTCGTCATCGACGCGATGGTCAGCACGAGGACCCTGACCCCGGCGGACGGCGCCGCTGCGAAGGCCGCGCCGCTCGGTGTGCTGCCCGACGGCCCGGACGTGCCCTCGAGCACCTGCCTGGGTTCCACGCCGGATGCGGGGTTCCTCTGCCAGTACGCCGAGAGCTACCTCATCCAGTCCGGCTTCACCGCCGACCAGCTGGAGACCGGCGGCTACCTCATCCGCACGACGATGGATCCGCTGGTGAGCCGGGCCGTCAAGCAGGCCGTGGAGGCCAACGTGCCGACCACGCAGGACGGCGTGGCGAACACCTTCGCGGTCGTCCGGCCGGGGCAGAACAGCCACGAGGTGCTCGCCATGGTCGCCAACCGCAACTACGGCACCGATCCGGCCAAGGGCGAGACGTCGACGAACATCGTCGCGGCCCCCAGCAACGTGTTCGGTGCCGGGTCGTCGTTCAAGATCTTCACCTCGGCGGCGGCGCTGGAGACCGGCAAGGCGGGCCTGGAAACGCTGCTGCCCAACCAGGCCGGCGAGTGCTTCACCCAGCCCGGCGCCAACCAGTACACGCCGCAGTACTGCGTGGAGAACGACGGCGTGAACTACCCGAACCCGATCTCGCTGCGCGACGGTCTCGCCACGTCGCCGAACGTCGCCTTCGTCAACCTGGAGCAGCGGGTCGGCATGCCGGCGGTACTGGACATGGCGCGCCGGCTGGGTCTGCGCACCAGCCTCAACACCAACGACGCGGGCGCGAAGCCGGACCCGTCGTCGCCGAACCCGCAGTACAGCGAGCCGCAGTCGCAGTACTTCCAGAACAAGCTGTCGTTCACCCTCGGCAACAGCCCGGTGAGCCCGCTGGAGATGGCGAACGTGTCGGCGACGCTGATGAGCGGTGGCACCTGGTGCCAGCCGGATCCGATCCTGTCCGTCACCGACCGCAACGGCCACGACGTCGCCGTGAAACAGCCGCCGTGCGAGCAGGTGGTGCCACCAGGGCTGGCCAACACGCTGCTGAACGGGCTGAGCCAGGACACGATTTCGGGCACGTCCGCCGCGGCCGCGGCCGCGGCCGGGTGGCACCACGCCGACTTCGGCAAGACGGGCACCACGCAGCAGAGTGAGTCGGTGGCGTTCATCGGCGGCGTCGACGACTACGCCGTGTCGTCCATGGTGTTCGCCGACGGCCCGCACCCGGCGGAGATCTGTCCCGGCACACCGGTGCACCTGGGCTCCTGCGGGCGCGGCGCGTTCGGCGGCACGGTCGCGGCGCCGCCGTACTTCGCCGCGATGAGCCAGGTCCTGGGCGGCCGGCCGGACACGGCCATTCCCGCCGCCGATCCCACCTACCTGCGCGCCCGGTCCTAG
- a CDS encoding WbqC family protein, producing MPQTLSCAVHQPNLFPRLSTLGKLFRADVWVVLDDVQFNGRDYQHRARLAAAADPEDQRWLTVPVHRPRGRASRIRELRPADPAAAHRTMSRLIRQYYGRCPHWAETAGIVDEVLAALALHERLAVVAEVSVRAMLDRMGWPGAVVHSSELAAREGRSERLADLTAAVGAGTYLCGPGGARYLSERPFAERGLRVRYPSPPPLTRERGMRTASALWAFAGRGAAGVRDCLVPDRVPAQ from the coding sequence GTGCCCCAGACGCTGTCCTGCGCGGTCCACCAGCCGAATCTCTTCCCGAGACTGTCCACACTGGGCAAGCTGTTCCGCGCCGACGTGTGGGTCGTGCTCGACGACGTGCAGTTCAACGGCCGCGACTACCAGCACCGCGCGCGGCTGGCCGCGGCCGCCGACCCCGAGGACCAGCGCTGGCTGACCGTGCCGGTGCACCGGCCGCGCGGCCGGGCCAGCCGCATCCGCGAGCTGCGGCCGGCCGATCCCGCCGCGGCGCATCGCACGATGTCGCGGCTGATCCGGCAGTACTACGGCCGCTGCCCGCACTGGGCCGAGACCGCGGGCATCGTCGACGAGGTGCTCGCCGCGCTGGCGCTGCACGAGCGGCTCGCGGTGGTGGCCGAGGTGTCGGTGCGTGCCATGCTCGACCGGATGGGGTGGCCGGGCGCGGTGGTGCACAGCAGCGAGCTGGCCGCGCGCGAGGGCCGGTCCGAGCGCCTGGCCGACCTCACCGCAGCGGTCGGGGCCGGCACGTACCTGTGCGGTCCGGGCGGGGCGAGGTACCTGTCGGAGCGCCCGTTCGCCGAACGGGGGCTGCGGGTGCGCTACCCGTCGCCGCCTCCGCTCACCCGCGAGCGCGGGATGCGCACCGCGAGCGCGCTGTGGGCGTTCGCCGGGCGCGGAGCCGCGGGCGTGCGGGACTGCCTGGTCCCGGACCGGGTGCCGGCGCAGTGA